Part of the Pseudomonadota bacterium genome is shown below.
ACAGCTCGTGCAGGTCGTGCTGGCTGTGCGCCAGCGCCAGCAAGCCGCGTTGGCTGAACATCACGTTGAAGTTCAGATCGTCGGTAAGCCGCTCCCAGAGCTTGAGCGAATGCTCGTAGAGAAAGGCGCTCTCGTCCCAGAGATAGTTCGAGCGCACCACGGTGGTGTTGCGTCCGGTGTTGCCGCCGCCGATCCAGCCCTTCTCCAGCACCGCCACGTCGGTGATGCCGTGCTCCTTGGCGAGGTAGTAGGCCGTGGCCAGGCCATGGCCGCCGCCGCCGACGATGATCGCCTTGTATTCGGGCTTCGGCTCCGGGCTGCGCCAGGCCTCCTGCCAGCCCTCGCCGAAGCCCAAGGCATTCCGAGCGAGGCTGAGGATCGAATAGCGGGATTTGAGGGACACGAGCGACGTTCTGAGTAGTCTCTACTTGGGCGGGTGCTTCCCCTCACTCCGGCCCTCTCCCCATGGGAGAGGGGGCATGAAGCGCAGGCGATCGTAACCTCTCCCGTGGGGAGAGGTCGCGAGCGGCAGCGAGCGGGTGAGGGGAAGCCTATCCATCAGTACGGTGTCTTAGCTACGCTACCGACCTGAGCTTCTCGGCGTCCACCATCGCCGCGGTGTCGTCGAGGGCACGGCCGAAGCGGGCCAGCATCTCGTCGATCTCCGCCTCGGTGATGACCAAGGGTGGGGTGAAGGCGATGTTGTCGACCATCGCTCTGACGATGAGCCCATGGGCTTCGCAGCGCTTGGCGAGATAGCTGCCCACACCCTTCTTCGGATCGAAGCCATCCTTCGTCCGCTTGTCCTTGACCAGCTCGATGGCGGCGACGAGGCCGACGCCGCGCACCTCGCCCACCAGCGGGTGGTCGGCGAACTTGCGCAGTCCCTGCTGCATCTTGGGCGCGATCCGGCGCACGTGATCGATGATGTTTCGCTCCTCATAGATCTTCAGCGTCTCCAGGCCGACCGCGGCGGCGACGGGATGGCCGGAATAGGTGTAGCCATGGGCGAAGACGCCGATCTTGTCGGAGTTCCGCTTGAGCGCATCGTAGACCCGCTCGTCGATCATGACCGCCGACATCGGCAGGTAGGAGGCGGTCAGCGCCTTCGCCAAGGTGATCATGTTCGGCTTCAGCGCGTAGGTCTGGCTGCCGAACATGTTGCCGGTGCGCCCGAAGCCGCAGATGACCTCATCCGCGATGAACAGAAGATCGTACTTCTCGATCACCTTCTGGATCTTCTCGAAATAAGTCGCAGGCGGCGTGATCACCCCGCCGGCACCCATCACCGGCTCGGCGATGAAGGCGGCGCAGGTGTCCGGGCCCTCGGCCAGGATCAGCTTCTCCAGATTCTCCGCCATGCGGGTGGCGAAGGCCTCCTCGCTTTCGCCCGGCTGGCCGTAGCGATAGTGGTGCGGGCAATCCGTGTGAATGATGTTGGCGATCGGCAGGTCGAAGTCGCGGTGGTTGTTGGGCAGTCCCGTCAGGCTCGCCGAGGCGACGGTGACACCGTGATAACCGCGGAGCCGGCTGATGATCTTCTTCTTCTTATGCCGGCCGAGCGCGTTGTTGAAGTACCAGACCATCTTGACGACGGTGTCGTTGGCTTCCGAGCCGGAATTGGCGAAGAACACCTTCGACATCGGCACCGGCGCCATCGACAAGAGCTTCTCGGCGAGATCGATCGAGACGTCGTGCTGCTTGTGCGCGAAGGAGTGGTAGTAGGGGAGCTTCTGCAGCTGCTTGTAGGCGGCGTCGGCCAGGCGCTTCTCGCTGAAGCCGAGCGAGGCGCACCACAGCCCGGCCATCGCCTCGATATACTCCTTGCCGGCGTCGTCATAGACCTTGACGCCATTGCCCCGGGTGATGATCAGCGGTCCTTCCTGCTCATGCTTGAGGAGGTTGGTGTAGGGATGCAGATATGTCGCGATATCGCGCGCGGCGGGCGAGTTTGGACGCACGGTCATGGGGAACTCCGGGGAATGGATCTGGGCGCCAGCATAAGGGGCCCGGCTGCCGGTTGAAAGGGGTCGAACACCGGCGTTCAGGCGTATCGCCGCTTGGCTTCGAGGGCAAGGCCGAGGCCGATCGCCCCGAAGCGGTCGCCCTCCACCACCTCGGCCCCCGGCACCCGCGCCTCGATCGCCTGGCGTACCGTCGGAACCAAGGTCGATCCGCCGGTGAGGAAGAGACGCTCGACCCGCCCGGCCGGGACGCCCGCCTGGGCGAGGCAGTCGTCGATCGCCCGGGCGATCTGGCGGGTCGGCTCGGCGATCGCGTACTCCAGTATCCCGCGATCGACCGGGACGCCGAGAGCGGGCTCGAGGAGGTCCATGTCGATCCGGGTCTCTGGATCATGCGACAGCTCGATCTTCGCTTCTTCCGCCGCAAAAGCGAGGGCGTGGCCCAGGCGTTCGCGCAGCACGCGCAGCAGGCGTTCGAACAGGTGGGGCTCCGTCGCCTGCGCCCGCAAATCGCGGACTGCCGCCAGTATGTCGGCCCGGTAGAGGAAATTGATCTTGGCCCAGGTGGCGAGGTCGTGGAACAGGAAGACCGGTGCGGGCAATCCCGTTCGCGCCATCGGCGAGCCGTAGCCGAGCGCCGGCATGATCGCCTCCAGGCTCAAGAGCCGGTCGAAATCCGTGCCGCCGACGCGCACGCCGTGATTGGCGAGCACGTCATCGGCCCGCTCGGCCCGGCGGCTCCGATCCGGCCCGAGCCGCACCAAGGAGAAGTCCGAGGTGCCGCCGCCGATATCGGCGATGAGCGCCAATACCTCGCGCTCGAGGTTCTGCTCGTAGTGCAGTGCGGCGCCGATCGGCTCGAGCTGGAACGACACGTGGCGGAAGCCCGACGCATGGGCGATCTCCGCCAGGGTCGCCTCGGCCCGCCGGTCGGCGGCGGCATCGCCATCGACGAAGTGGACCGGCCGCCCATGCACGACCGCCTCCAGCGGCCGGCCCGCGGCCGCTTCGGCTTGCGCCTTGAGATGGGATACGACCAGGCCGATGACCTCGGTGAACTTGACCCGACGGCGGCGGAGCTGGGTTTCCTCTTTGATGAGCTCGGTGCCGAGCACGGATTTGAGCGATCGCAGCAGCCTGCCTTCGAGGCCGTCGGCATAGGACGCGATCGCCTTTCGGCCATAGTCGGGCGCACGCCCCTCGAAATGGAAGAAGATGGCGGTCGGCAGCGTCGTCTCCGTGCCTTCGAGCGGCGCCAGCCGGACG
Proteins encoded:
- a CDS encoding aspartate aminotransferase family protein, which encodes MTVRPNSPAARDIATYLHPYTNLLKHEQEGPLIITRGNGVKVYDDAGKEYIEAMAGLWCASLGFSEKRLADAAYKQLQKLPYYHSFAHKQHDVSIDLAEKLLSMAPVPMSKVFFANSGSEANDTVVKMVWYFNNALGRHKKKKIISRLRGYHGVTVASASLTGLPNNHRDFDLPIANIIHTDCPHHYRYGQPGESEEAFATRMAENLEKLILAEGPDTCAAFIAEPVMGAGGVITPPATYFEKIQKVIEKYDLLFIADEVICGFGRTGNMFGSQTYALKPNMITLAKALTASYLPMSAVMIDERVYDALKRNSDKIGVFAHGYTYSGHPVAAAVGLETLKIYEERNIIDHVRRIAPKMQQGLRKFADHPLVGEVRGVGLVAAIELVKDKRTKDGFDPKKGVGSYLAKRCEAHGLIVRAMVDNIAFTPPLVITEAEIDEMLARFGRALDDTAAMVDAEKLRSVA
- a CDS encoding Hsp70 family protein, which produces MSYCGLDFGTSNSTIGLGHGNGVRLAPLEGTETTLPTAIFFHFEGRAPDYGRKAIASYADGLEGRLLRSLKSVLGTELIKEETQLRRRRVKFTEVIGLVVSHLKAQAEAAAGRPLEAVVHGRPVHFVDGDAAADRRAEATLAEIAHASGFRHVSFQLEPIGAALHYEQNLEREVLALIADIGGGTSDFSLVRLGPDRSRRAERADDVLANHGVRVGGTDFDRLLSLEAIMPALGYGSPMARTGLPAPVFLFHDLATWAKINFLYRADILAAVRDLRAQATEPHLFERLLRVLRERLGHALAFAAEEAKIELSHDPETRIDMDLLEPALGVPVDRGILEYAIAEPTRQIARAIDDCLAQAGVPAGRVERLFLTGGSTLVPTVRQAIEARVPGAEVVEGDRFGAIGLGLALEAKRRYA